The Ruminococcaceae bacterium R-25 DNA segment CGAATACAAACTGGGCCATAACTGCCCACTGGGTTGCGATGCCGTAAAATCCTGTCGCAGATGAATCGATCATGGCCTTGAGCATGAGCTTATCGGTCTGTGTAAAGACAGTGATCATCATCTCAGAGAGAATGTAATGCTTGCTGCTCTTGAACAGTTCTTTGCCGAGAGCAAATGATATCTGGAGTTTCTGCGTTTTCTTGACCTGGTAAACAATATAGATACCGATTGCGACCATAGCATAATCAAGTGCGCTGATTATGGAAAACCAGTAAACGCTCTTATTTGTTGCAAGAAGAAATATCTTATATCCGGTTACAATAAAGTACGAAATCAAACTGATTACCGAAGTGTATTTGGACATGTATTTTGCCTGATACCAGTAGTGCAGCATCTCAGCCGCCTGGAATATCAGCCTTAAGCTGAATAATCCGCAGACGATCACGGTCTCAGGCTCGCCCGGATTTGCAACAAATGCAAAAGCGGTGACGCCGATGATGCAAAAGATCGAAGACAGGATATTAAAGAATATCGCTGTTCCTAAGACCTTACCTTCCCTCTCAGGGTTGTTGACGATCTCGCGGACGAGAATATTGCCGAATCCGAGCTTCATCAACGGCAAGATGAATGTGACAAGTGACGTCGCGTATGTGATTACACCGAATTTATCTGAGCCTAAGTATCTGGCAACTAAAGCGCCGATTACCAGCGACAAAATCGACTGAACGATATGTGTTCCTACTATCCATGCTGCATTCTTTGCAACTTTATTACTCATTTCCTGCCTCTTACTTTTATATTCTCTCAAACAGACTCAAGTATTCTTCATACTTTAGTCCTGAATCAAAATATTTTGCACGCTCAATGCAGGCATCTTTGCTGTATTTATCACTCTCACACATGGAAATGACCGCCTGCTCAACACTGCCGATATCTTCGTCCCTTAAAACGATGCCCGTTGCTTCATCAATGACTTCAGGGCATCCGCCTGTATTAAAGGTCAGCACGGGAGTGCCGCATGCCAGGGCTTCTGCATTTACGAGCCCGAATACTTCTTCTCTCGTGGGATTTACAAACAGATCTGCAGCAGTGTAGATCTCTGCAAGTTCCTTCTGGTTGGAAGTCCTGTGAATAGAGATTATATTTTCCGGCAGCATCTTATCGTCTTCGTCATTGGTACCGACAAGAACGATCTTGTATCTGTCATCAAGGCGCCCCGCAAGCTCGATGAACACATCTATTCCCTTCCGGACTTCCCAGACAGAAGCAACACCTAAAAGGATCTTCTTATCTTCAAGATTGTGTTTTGCCCTGAAATCACTTTCCGTGGGCTTGAACACATCAAGATCGATTCCGTTGTAGATCACCTTAACGGGATAGTCTTTAAGGTAAGACTGCTTTGCAAGATCAGCAAGCCACTGTGAAGGTGTAACTATCGTGAGGTTCGGTACTCCTGTAAACCATTCTTTCTTGCGCTTCCACATTTTATCCGTGCGGTCGACACTGCATGAAGGATATCTGTTTATCTGTTCGCAGTCGTGGCAGCCCGTCTTCCACTTCTCGCAGCCGACGGCAGTAAAGTAAGGACACTGGCCTGTAAATGACCAGCAGTCGTGAAGCGTCCAGACGACCCTTTTGTTGTTCTTCTTGATGTAGTTAAAGAGCATCGGAAGATTTATATAGCAGTTGTGAAGGTTGTGAATATGGATAAGATCCGGATCGAACTTTTTAACCTTGCGCAGGAAATTCCATGTTGAAAGCTTTGAATAACAGCCGTTGTTGCCTGTCTTGTAGTAAAGCTTTTTATGGATGTTATGAGATACCTTGTTGCCGATGTAAATGCAGTTTTGGTCCTTGTCCTTATTTCTGCGCGCATAGAAACCGCAGATCACTTCGTGACCTTTCTTTGACGCAAGATCTGCAATCTGAAGCATTATATGACCGGTGCTTCCGAAATTGACTGTGTTGATCTCCAGAATCCTCATATCCTTGCGTTCCCCGTTCAATATCCTTCTTTCCAGTTTATATCAGGTTTGTGGCAGCGGCGCTGATCTTCCGGAGGAAGCTGCATATAGTCACCGAATAAGTTTCTTAAGCATTCATCCGTTGCGGGTGCCTTGAATTCGGCATCTTCGAACTGAATCATTCTCGGCGGGAAAAGTGACTCCCTGCGGAACACTTCCTTCATGCCGTCACCCCATACTAGACATGCAACATATTCAGACGTGTCGAAGTCGTATTTCTTCGCATGCTTTTCGGTCCTGCCCGTAAGATAATGCTTTACAGGGAAGACTTTGTAGAAAGCCTTCATGAGCGCTAACTGAGTTCTCTTCTTTTTCGATCTTTTTGAATAATCAACGATCGTTGCAGCTACCTGCATACCCCAGCAAAAACGCATATACTCGACTCTGCGCTTGATCTGACTCTGCTTTTTAGGAAGTCCGTCTAAAGGGAAGATATCGATATTAACACCGAACGTTTCTCCGAAATCAGCATTCTCGTGAACTTCAGTCCTCGTGTCGTAAACTTTCGCAAACGGCAGAAGATATTTATTGTCCTTGCGCCATGTCCAGACAGCGAGGTTTTCGGCATGGAAGATCTCCATAAACTTTTCGTAGTCGGGCCTGGGCATTGCGATATCGATATCATCATCCCACGGGATATATCCCTTGTGTCTTAAGGCACCTAAATATGTTCCGTAAAAAATAAAGTAACGGAGGTTATTCTCGTCACAGAATTTTGCAACGGTCTTAAGTATGTCGAGCATCATCTTTTTTGCTTCAACAATATCTATCTTTTTCATCTCTTTGTTAACCCCTCTTACCCTTATCCAGGATGTCGATCGAAGTATCTACGACCATGTCAGGTGTAGCATCGTCATAGGCTTTGCCGACGATGTCAAAATCAACCCGCTTTTCGCAGTTTGCATACATCCATTCACGGATCTTGTCTGCTTCTTCTTCTGCCTTATCCTGGCGGACAAATAGCACCAGAGGATATTTCTTCAAAAGGCCGTAGGACAATTCATCTTCCGAGAAATAGAAATATACGATCGGATAACCTGATGCTACACTCTCGAAGATCTTACTTGATACGATCTCCTTATCCCTGTTTGCAAGGATTATCTGGATATTTGCAGATGCATAATATCCGTCAGCTTCGGCCTTGCCGACTTTACCGTAGAACTTGATCACATTGGGGTCAGCTGCCTGAGCCTTCTCAACATCTTCAACGCCGTTGCCTCTGGCAAAGATATGCAGGCGCACATCAGGATCGGTCTTGCCGATCTTAGAAAACGCCGTAAGCATTGCTTGAGGAGGTCTCATCTGGTGGTTGATCTCGCCCTGATAGATCGCATTTATCTTAGCCGCATCTTTTAAAGGCAGAGGTTCTGCCAAAGGCTTTTTAACAACCAGAGGGTGCTCAACTCTTAACGCATTATCTCTTTTAAACTTCTCGAAATAAGGCTTCCAGTTATCGATGTAATAGACCATTGAAGAATAGTCGAACATCTTCTTTTCGTATTTTTCCGCATAGCCTTTTTTGAGTTTGTGAGTCCATGTAAAACGGAAAAAATCCCTGTTGTCGCTGTATCTGTCATAAAGGAGCGGGAACAGAGGAATATTATATTTGCTGCAGAAACGGTAACCGCCCTTAACGCCTTCTACAGGCATGCAGCAAGGTACCACGCAGTCTATCTTAAGGCCTTGTGCGTGCAGTTCTTCGAGCTTGTTATAGAATGCATCAGCTAAGCCTTCTTCCATTCCGCTGGGGGTAAAAAGCTTAACTAATGCCCAGTAGACCTTGTTCAAGATGATCCTGAATTTGCCATAAGACTTACGCTTTTCAAGGTCTTTGAGTCTCTTGCTTGTTACGCGGTAGATCTTCTGTCCTTCGTGTTCTACTGTGGTTTCCCTGCCGTCAGGGCTCTCACTTAACATGTAAACATTATGGCCCTTGTTTACATAGCATCTTGCGATCTGATATATGCAGTTTCCCGTCGCGGAAAAGTTAGGATAATAACTTCCGGCAATCAAGACGATATTGTAGGCCATTATTTCTTCTCCTCTTCAGACAGCGCCTTTAAATAAAACTCTGTCAGCACGTTCCCTGAACCTGCCTTTGAATATCTGCTGTCTCTTAATATCTTATTTGCGGCAATACGGTCAGTATGCTTTTCGAGAGATCTGATTACTGTATCAGCCCAAATGCCGATCTCTTTATCAAGCGGTACAAACTCAACGTTTCCGGTAATATTTACTTCTGCGGGGAAATTTGAAGAAACCACACAGGGGAGCCCTGCTGCTTCCGCTTCAACGCAGGCCATACCGAAGCCTTCGCCTTTGCTCGGAAGGAAAAACACATCCATTCCCATGTAAAGACCGCTCGTGTCTTCTCTGCTGCCTAAAAGCTTTATCCTGTCAGACAAGCCTTTATCCTCAACATACTGTTTGATCTTTTCATCGAGAGGACCGCTTCCTACCCACCAGTATTCAATGTCAGAGCGTCTTTTTAAGACTTCTTCCATAACATCGATCGCAAAGAACGGATTCTTTAAATCCGCTAGCCTTCCGACAGAGCCTACGATAAGCTTGTCTCCCGCGTTTTCATTAGCGCGCACGGCTTCCCTTTTCGCACTATCGAAAAGGAACTTATCGGAATCGATAATGTTAGGAATAACAGTGAACTCTTTGTCGCCGAACATTGCTCTTCCGGCATTAGAAGAACATGCTGCAAAATGAGTCATCTTGCTCTTTAAGAGCGGCAGCAGGAGTTTATTTACGAACCCGCTGAACTTCGACTCGCCGCTCATGATAGCGTGAGAATGAAGTATCCTTACAGGAACCTTTTTCTTCGCGTGTTTCATGATGGGCAAAGACATAAGAACGACATTGTCATGGATGACATCGTAATCGTGTTCTTTAATGATCTTCTTCGCTGTCTTAATAAACTTTACAGGATGTCTGAAAAGCCTTCCCAGAACAAAGAACTCAGAACCGTTCGCTTTTACTTCTTCGATGCAGGGAGATTCCCTGAAATTCAAAGTGGCAAAATCGATCTTTACCTTATCGTGATCGACAGTTCTGTAGTAATTCATGGCAAAGTTCGCAACGCCGCTTGAAACGCGGAGGTTCGGAACTATCATGAGCACTTTGATCTGTCTGTCATCCATATATTCCGAAGTTATCCTTTATACCTTCTCGAAAAAAGTATCCGGCCTGTCAGGATTAAAGATCTCGTTGCAGGTCATGACAGTAACAAGGTCTTCTGTATCGGACAGATTGATTATATTATGGGTCCAGCCGGGGATCATGTGAACTGCTTCGATCTTGTCACCGGACACGTCAAACTCAACCGTCTCGCCGGTGTTGATATTGCGTTCCTGGATAAGAGCGTGGCCCTTAACGACAATGAATAATTCCCACTTTGAATTATGCCAGTGCTGGCCCTTTGTAATGCCGGGCTTGCTGATATTTATCGATACCTGGCCGCAGTCTTCGGTATGCACGAGTTCTGTAAATGAACCTCTGTCATCCACATTCATCTTTAACGCATACTTAAACTTATCTGCAGGAAGATATGAAAGATAAAGGCTGTAGAGCTTCTTCGCAAAAGATCCTTCCGGCATCTTAGGCATCATGAGTGTCTTAGGCTGTGACTTGAACTGCTCTAACAGATCCACGATCTCACCTAATGTAACCTTATGTGTTACGGGCACACAGCAGAAACGTCCGTCATCTTTAAGGACCGTCTCAACGCCGTCAAACTCGCAGTGCTGTTCTTTTCCTTCGAGAAGGTCATACATGCCCTCTACGAGGTCATCGATATAAAGGAGCTCTAATTCTGTCGAGCGGTCGTTTACAGTGAATTCCTCATCGTTTGCAACAGCCCAGCAGAATGTAGATACTGCTGAATTGTACTTAGGTCTTGAGTGACCCATGAGATTAGGGAATCTATATACAGCGACCTTAGCGCCGGTCTCTTCGCCGTAGAAAAAGAACAGGTCCTCGCCTGCCTTCTTGCTGCGGCCATACTCGGAATCGCCGAAGCGTCCTGAAAGTGTAGCCTGTATAGAAGAACTCAGCATAATAGTTGCTTTGTTGCTATGTGCTTTTAAGCAATCCAAAAGCTCGCTTGCAAAACCGAAATTGCCCTTCATGAATTCCTCAGGATCCTTCGGGCGGTTAACGCCTGCGAGGTTAAATACGAAGTCGCAGTCTCTGCAGTAATTGTCGAGATCTGCAGGCGTTGAATCGATATCATATTCGTAGATTTCATCGATCTGGATAGCAGGTCTCGTCTTATTCTTGCCGTCTTTGATGTTCTTGAGATTATTTACAAGGGCAGTACCTACCATGCCCTTTGCGCCTGTTACGAGGATCTTCATGAATCCTTCCTCCAGACCATCTTATTTACTACGCCGACATAAGACTGGATTATCTTAACTACCTTGTCAGATACGTTCTCGTCAACATAGTCGGGTACCGGGATACCGTTATCGCCGTTTGCAACCATCTCTACAGCCGTATCAACAGCCTGGAGAAGTCCTGTTGTGTCGATGCCTGAGAGAATGAAGCATCCCTTGTCGAGCGCCTCAGGACGTTCTGTGGAAGTTCTGATGCATACTGCAGGGAACGGATTTCCGATAGATGTGAAGAAGCTGCTCTCTTCAGGAAGCGTGCCGCTGTCAGATACTACTGCAAACGCATTCATCTGCAGGCAGTTATAATCGTGGAATCCCAAAGGCTCATGCTGGATGACTCGTCGGTCGAGTTCGAAGCCTGAAGCCTCAAGTCTCTTTCTTGATCTCGGGTGGCATGAATAAAGGATAGGCATATCGTACTTTTCTGCCATCTTGTTGATAGCCGTGAAAAGAGACAGGAAGTTCTTCTCTGTATCGATGTTCTCTTCTCTGTGAGCAGAAAGGAGAATATACTTGCCCTTTTCAAGGCCGAGCTTTGCGTGTACGTCTGAAGCCTTGATCTTATCCAGGTTCATTCGGAGAACTTCTGCCATAGGAGAACCTGTTACATAAGTTCTCTCCTTGGGAAGACCGCAGTCAGCAAGATATCTTCTGGCGTGCTCGCTGTATGCGAGGTTGACGTCAGAGATGATATCTACAATACGGCGGTTAGTCTCTTCAGGAAGGCACTCGTCCTTACATCTGTTGCCTGCTTCCATGTGGAAGATCGGGATATGAAGTCGTTTCGCACCGATTACGGAAAGACAAGAATTCGTATCGCCTAAAACGAGTACTGCATCAGGCTTAAGTTCGACCATTGCCTTGTAGCTTTCAGCGATGATGTTGCCCATTGTCTCGCCGAGATCCGCTCCAACCGCATTAAGATAAAGCTCAGGATCTTCAAGCTCTAAGTCCTTGAAGAATACGCCGTTCAGGTTATAGTCGTAGTTCTGGCCTGTATGTACGAGAAGCGTATCAAAGTACTTTCTGCACTTCTTGATAACAGCAGCCAGACGAATGATCTCAGGTCTTGTGCCTACAATTATCATCAGCTTTATCTTTCCGTTATTCTTCCAGCCCGCATTTTCCATAATCAATTCTCCATTCTGATTATTCTCTTTTAGGTTAATTCTTTTTCACAACAGAACCGTCTTCGATATCCGCATCGTCTTCTACGGTTGCACCGGTCGATATAGATACGGTCGATCCGATCCTAACGCGCTTTCCCACGTGAGTTAATGCCCTTACTACTGAATTTGCATAGATCAAACAGTAATCGTCTATAACTGAATCGTGATGCGCTTCAACACCTGAATTGAGGATACAGCCGTCGCCGATCTTCGCATTATTCTGGACTACTGCGTTATTTAAGATCACGCAGCCTTTTCCAATCGTTGAAAAGGGACTTATATAAGCCGAAGGATCAATGATATTAGGGAACTCAAATCCAATCGTTTCAGCCTTCTTATAAAGCTCTTCACGCAGCTTGTTATTGCCTATGGCAACGATAAGAAGCTTGTATTCAGAGATAAACTTTTGAAGTTCAGATGTCCTGCCGATCACGGGTGTTCCGTTAACGACAGTTCCTATTTCAGGACCGTCGTCGATGAAAGCACAATCGTATTCCAAAACAGCATGTTCCAGAACTACCCGGCCAAAACCACCGGCACCGACTATAAGAAGCTTATCTCTCATACACTTCCCCTGCGATCAGTTGTGGCTGATGCCGTTAAGTTCCTCTTGGACGTAATCCGTTGTCAGGATCTTCTTTACTACTCCGTCTACATCGAGTCTCTCTGTGTTGTGAGATGTGTAGCTGTCTTCAGCCTCTGTCTCGACCTTGCCCTGTACGAAGAACTTGTCGTAGTTGAGGTCTCTGTTATCGGCAGCAACTCTGAAGTAATGACCCATATCTTCGGATCTGAGTCTCTCTTCTCTTGTCATCAAAGTCTCATAGAGCTTCTCGCCGTGACGTGTTCCGATGATATTAGTACCTGTATCGCCGAAGAGCTGCTGTACGCCCTTTGCAAGATCGCCGATCGTGGAAGCATCTGCCTTCTGGATGAAAAGGTCTCCCGGATTTGCGTGATTAAATGCGAAACGGACAAGATCAACAGCCTCGTCAAGATTCATAAGGAATCTGGTCATTTCGGGATTTGTGATCGTGATGGGGTTGCCTGCCTTGATCTGGTCGATAAAGAGCGGGATAACTGAGCCTCTGGAGCACATAACATTACCGTAACGTGTGCAGCAGATGACCGTTCCGCCGCGCTCGGCAGCAACACGGGCATTTGCATAGATAACATGCTCCATCATTGCCTTGGATATGCCCATCGCATTGATCGGGTAAGCAGCCTTATCGGTTGAGAGGCATACGATCCTCTTAACGCCTGCATCGATAGCAGCATGGAGAACGTTGTCTG contains these protein-coding regions:
- a CDS encoding O-antigen/teichoic acid export membrane protein gives rise to the protein MSNKVAKNAAWIVGTHIVQSILSLVIGALVARYLGSDKFGVITYATSLVTFILPLMKLGFGNILVREIVNNPEREGKVLGTAIFFNILSSIFCIIGVTAFAFVANPGEPETVIVCGLFSLRLIFQAAEMLHYWYQAKYMSKYTSVISLISYFIVTGYKIFLLATNKSVYWFSIISALDYAMVAIGIYIVYQVKKTQKLQISFALGKELFKSSKHYILSEMMITVFTQTDKLMLKAMIDSSATGFYGIATQWAVMAQFVFAAIIDSFRPWILEGKKTNEEVFKHRMKMLYSIITYLALLQCVVLTVFAYLIIHLIYGDEYMPAAGTLQILVWYTLFSFLGSARNIWVLANEQQKYLWIINLSGALANVILNLILIPICGVYGAAIASLVTQFIANIVVCYIFKPYRPSIQLMVSSLNPKCCIDAVRKLLKKEPKGQKAE
- a CDS encoding glycosyltransferase involved in cell wall biosynthesis, with the translated sequence MRILEINTVNFGSTGHIMLQIADLASKKGHEVICGFYARRNKDKDQNCIYIGNKVSHNIHKKLYYKTGNNGCYSKLSTWNFLRKVKKFDPDLIHIHNLHNCYINLPMLFNYIKKNNKRVVWTLHDCWSFTGQCPYFTAVGCEKWKTGCHDCEQINRYPSCSVDRTDKMWKRKKEWFTGVPNLTIVTPSQWLADLAKQSYLKDYPVKVIYNGIDLDVFKPTESDFRAKHNLEDKKILLGVASVWEVRKGIDVFIELAGRLDDRYKIVLVGTNDEDDKMLPENIISIHRTSNQKELAEIYTAADLFVNPTREEVFGLVNAEALACGTPVLTFNTGGCPEVIDEATGIVLRDEDIGSVEQAVISMCESDKYSKDACIERAKYFDSGLKYEEYLSLFERI
- a CDS encoding lipopolysaccharide cholinephosphotransferase — its product is MKKIDIVEAKKMMLDILKTVAKFCDENNLRYFIFYGTYLGALRHKGYIPWDDDIDIAMPRPDYEKFMEIFHAENLAVWTWRKDNKYLLPFAKVYDTRTEVHENADFGETFGVNIDIFPLDGLPKKQSQIKRRVEYMRFCWGMQVAATIVDYSKRSKKKRTQLALMKAFYKVFPVKHYLTGRTEKHAKKYDFDTSEYVACLVWGDGMKEVFRRESLFPPRMIQFEDAEFKAPATDECLRNLFGDYMQLPPEDQRRCHKPDINWKEGY
- a CDS encoding glycosyl transferase family 1, encoding MAYNIVLIAGSYYPNFSATGNCIYQIARCYVNKGHNVYMLSESPDGRETTVEHEGQKIYRVTSKRLKDLEKRKSYGKFRIILNKVYWALVKLFTPSGMEEGLADAFYNKLEELHAQGLKIDCVVPCCMPVEGVKGGYRFCSKYNIPLFPLLYDRYSDNRDFFRFTWTHKLKKGYAEKYEKKMFDYSSMVYYIDNWKPYFEKFKRDNALRVEHPLVVKKPLAEPLPLKDAAKINAIYQGEINHQMRPPQAMLTAFSKIGKTDPDVRLHIFARGNGVEDVEKAQAADPNVIKFYGKVGKAEADGYYASANIQIILANRDKEIVSSKIFESVASGYPIVYFYFSEDELSYGLLKKYPLVLFVRQDKAEEEADKIREWMYANCEKRVDFDIVGKAYDDATPDMVVDTSIDILDKGKRG
- a CDS encoding glycosyltransferase EpsF; translation: MDDRQIKVLMIVPNLRVSSGVANFAMNYYRTVDHDKVKIDFATLNFRESPCIEEVKANGSEFFVLGRLFRHPVKFIKTAKKIIKEHDYDVIHDNVVLMSLPIMKHAKKKVPVRILHSHAIMSGESKFSGFVNKLLLPLLKSKMTHFAACSSNAGRAMFGDKEFTVIPNIIDSDKFLFDSAKREAVRANENAGDKLIVGSVGRLADLKNPFFAIDVMEEVLKRRSDIEYWWVGSGPLDEKIKQYVEDKGLSDRIKLLGSREDTSGLYMGMDVFFLPSKGEGFGMACVEAEAAGLPCVVSSNFPAEVNITGNVEFVPLDKEIGIWADTVIRSLEKHTDRIAANKILRDSRYSKAGSGNVLTEFYLKALSEEEKK
- a CDS encoding UDP-2-acetamido-2,6-beta-L-arabino-hexul-4-ose reductase produces the protein MKILVTGAKGMVGTALVNNLKNIKDGKNKTRPAIQIDEIYEYDIDSTPADLDNYCRDCDFVFNLAGVNRPKDPEEFMKGNFGFASELLDCLKAHSNKATIMLSSSIQATLSGRFGDSEYGRSKKAGEDLFFFYGEETGAKVAVYRFPNLMGHSRPKYNSAVSTFCWAVANDEEFTVNDRSTELELLYIDDLVEGMYDLLEGKEQHCEFDGVETVLKDDGRFCCVPVTHKVTLGEIVDLLEQFKSQPKTLMMPKMPEGSFAKKLYSLYLSYLPADKFKYALKMNVDDRGSFTELVHTEDCGQVSINISKPGITKGQHWHNSKWELFIVVKGHALIQERNINTGETVEFDVSGDKIEAVHMIPGWTHNIINLSDTEDLVTVMTCNEIFNPDRPDTFFEKV
- a CDS encoding UDP-N-acetylglucosamine 2-epimerase (non-hydrolysing), translating into MENAGWKNNGKIKLMIIVGTRPEIIRLAAVIKKCRKYFDTLLVHTGQNYDYNLNGVFFKDLELEDPELYLNAVGADLGETMGNIIAESYKAMVELKPDAVLVLGDTNSCLSVIGAKRLHIPIFHMEAGNRCKDECLPEETNRRIVDIISDVNLAYSEHARRYLADCGLPKERTYVTGSPMAEVLRMNLDKIKASDVHAKLGLEKGKYILLSAHREENIDTEKNFLSLFTAINKMAEKYDMPILYSCHPRSRKRLEASGFELDRRVIQHEPLGFHDYNCLQMNAFAVVSDSGTLPEESSFFTSIGNPFPAVCIRTSTERPEALDKGCFILSGIDTTGLLQAVDTAVEMVANGDNGIPVPDYVDENVSDKVVKIIQSYVGVVNKMVWRKDS
- a CDS encoding sugar O-acyltransferase (sialic acid O-acetyltransferase NeuD family) → MRDKLLIVGAGGFGRVVLEHAVLEYDCAFIDDGPEIGTVVNGTPVIGRTSELQKFISEYKLLIVAIGNNKLREELYKKAETIGFEFPNIIDPSAYISPFSTIGKGCVILNNAVVQNNAKIGDGCILNSGVEAHHDSVIDDYCLIYANSVVRALTHVGKRVRIGSTVSISTGATVEDDADIEDGSVVKKN
- a CDS encoding UDP-glucose 4-epimerase is translated as MITGGTGSFGSTVLKHFLDTDIGQIRIFSRDEKKQDDMRHELQAKHPDSAGKVKFYIGDVRDPRSVADAMPGVDYIFHAAALKQVPSCEFFPMQAVKTNVEGTDNVLHAAIDAGVKRIVCLSTDKAAYPINAMGISKAMMEHVIYANARVAAERGGTVICCTRYGNVMCSRGSVIPLFIDQIKAGNPITITNPEMTRFLMNLDEAVDLVRFAFNHANPGDLFIQKADASTIGDLAKGVQQLFGDTGTNIIGTRHGEKLYETLMTREERLRSEDMGHYFRVAADNRDLNYDKFFVQGKVETEAEDSYTSHNTERLDVDGVVKKILTTDYVQEELNGISHN